In Saimiri boliviensis isolate mSaiBol1 chromosome 12, mSaiBol1.pri, whole genome shotgun sequence, one genomic interval encodes:
- the ZG16 gene encoding zymogen granule membrane protein 16, whose protein sequence is MLTLTVALLALLCASASANAIQARSSSYSGEYGGGGGERFSHSGNQLDGPITAFRVRVSRYYIIGLQVRYGKVWSDYVGGSSGDLEEIFLHPGESVIQVSGKYKRYLRKLVFVTDKGRYLPFGKDTGTSFNAVPLHPNTVLRFISGRSGSVIDAIGLHWDVYPSTCSSC, encoded by the exons ATGTTGACGTTGACAGTTGCTCTCCTAgctcttctctgtgcctcagcctctgccaaTGCCA TTCAGGCCAGGTCTTCCTCCTACAGCGGAGAGTATGGAGGGGGTGGTGGAGAGCGATTCTCTCATTCTGGCAACCAGTTGGACGGCCCCATCACCGCCTTTCGGGTCCGAGTCAGCAGATACTACATCATAGG TCTCCAGGTGCGTTATGGGAAGGTGTGGAGCGACTATGTGGGTGGCTCCTCAGGAGATCTGGAGGAAATCTTTCTGCACCCTGGGGAATCTGTGATCCAGGTTTCTGGGAAGTATAAGCGCTACCTGAGGAAGCTGGTCTTTGTGACAGACAAGGGCCGCTATCTGCCTTTTGGGAAAGACACTGGCACAAGTTTCAATGCCGTCCCCTTGCATCCCAACACCGTGCTCCGATTCATCAGTGGCCGGTCTGGTAGCGTCATCGATGCCATTGGCCTGCACTGGGATGTCTACCCCAgtacctgcagcagctgctga